CCGGGATCGGGATTCGTGTGACAGGCCTTGCACTGCAGGCCGAAGCTCAGATGTTTTTTGTGGCTGAAGGGGATGGGTTGCGCGGGCGGCGCAGGATGCATCGGGTTATCGGGCACGATCTGCGGAACCGCGGGCGGTGGCCCCGGCGCCTGCGCCGCGAGCGCAACCGCCGTAGACAGGAACATGGACATCGCTACGCTGGCTGCCACCCGGGTGAAATTTTCCTTTTTCCCATTCATGCGCACACCTCGTGGATTAATCCTGCTGCCGCCGATCCCATCGGCCGCTCTGGCCCGTCAACTTTCCCGGTTTCTTCATTGCAGAATCCGCTGCCTGCGCGCGTATCATGCTTTTTTCTTCAGTACTTCCTCTATGCTGGTGCCAAAATCCTTCAGCATCACCGTCGCCGCATTGCGTCCGGGCGCTCCCGTCACCGAACCTCCGGGATGCGTCGTGGCGCCGGTCTGGTACAGGCCGGGGATTGGCATGCGGTGCTGCGCCCACCCGGGCATCGGGCGCATGGGGCCGACCTGCGACGCGCTTTGCGCGCCGGCATGCGCGCTGCCGTGCCAGAAATGCGGGTTCATGCGCTCCAGATCGAGGGGGCTCTCGATGAAGCGCGCGAGGATCTTGTCGTCGGTTAGATTGGGTGCGAAGCGCCGCAAGTATTTCAAATACGCATCGGAGACCTGGTTCTTGATGACGTCCCAATGCTGCGGATCTTCCTTCAGCTCGTAGGGCTGCCAGCCAAGAACCTTAACCGTATGCATGCCCGCCGGGGCGCGCGACGGATCGGCCACGGTGCAGCAGATCACCTGCAGGGAGGGATCCTCGAGAGTGACCACGCCACGGGCATCGTCGTAGGTGCCATGCAACGCCCGCTCCGGAGAAGCCAGAATGCCCGATTCACAGGGGGAAAGTGTGCCGCCGGAGACGGCGTACTTGGGAGGTTCCGTGGTGGCGTAGTGGGTGACAAACATGGCGTGCTCCGCCTGCCAGGTATCCACACCATCGATGAAGTCCTGGCCCCACAATTCTCGCGGCGCCATATCCACCAGGTGCTTGATGTGGATCGTGGAAAGCACGGCCTTCTCGGCCCGGTACGCGCTGCCGTCGTCGCATTCCACCCCCGTGCATCTGCCGTTCTCCACGATCAGCCGCCGCACCCACTTGTTGGTGAGGATCACTCCACCGTTGGCCTCGATCACCCGCGCCAGCGCCTGCGTCAAGGCTCCCGATCCGCCCTTGGGAATGGGACGCCCCGAACGCTGCTGTCCCGGCGCCGCGAAGGCCATCCGCCCAGTCACCGGCGCATCCGCCGGCTCCGCCGACAGATGCGACATATACAGCATGAACGTGCGGCTGTGGTCGTCCTCAAAAGCATCCCGGATGATCTCCCAGGCAGACATCGCCAGGCGCCGCTGCCACAGCCTACCGCGCGGGACATCCGCCAGCCGATCGTTGAGCGGCTTTCCGAAGCCGATGGGCGTGAAGGTCGAAGCACCCAGGATCGACTTGACGGCCTCAAACTCGGTCAGCAAGCGCCGGTAGGCGGCCGCATCTTTTTTGGAAAACTTGGCGAATTCCGCGCAGGTGCGGTCCAGGTCGCGCCACTGCGTCAGATAGCTGCCGTCGGCAAACGGCACATGGAAGATCGGATCGGGATCGATGTACTCCAGACCGTAATTGCGCAGCCCGAGTTCATCGTTGCGCAGCATCGGGTTGGCTTGAATGAAGGTGTGCGCCGTGGCGCAGACGTCGTCTTTGAACCCCCGCAGCGTCAGTTCCGCGGTCTTGACCCCGCCGCCGACTATCGGCCGTCCCTCGAGGACGATGATGCGGTAGCCGGCTTTGGCCAGGTAGGCGGCCGCGGCCAGGCTGTTGTGCCCGGCACCGGCCACGACGATATCAAAGCGATCGCGCGGAGCCGCTTGCGGCTCCAGAGCGAAAGCGTTGACGGCCAGAGGCGCAATGGCCGCACTCTTCACAAAGCCGCGCCGCGTCATCTTGCTCATGCCATGCCTCCCGTGAAACGCGCGCATTCTAGCACGTTCGCGCCAATTGCACTCTTAGGCAAGCGTCAAGCGAGATTGCGCCGCAGGGTCTCGCGATCCAGTTCCTTTTCCCAGCGGGCGACGACGAGAGTGGCGACGCCATTGCCGATCATGTTCACCAGGCCGCGGAACATGCTCATGAAGCGGTCAATGCCCAGAACCAGGGCCATGCCCGCCACGGGGATGGTCGGCACGACCATCAGCGTGCCCACCAGGGCGATGAACGAGGCGCCCTGCACGCCGCTCGCGCCCTTGGAAGTGAGCGTGGCCACGGCCAGGATGGTGATCTGCTGCATCACCGTCAGATGGATATTGGTGGCCTGGGCCACAAAGAGGGCCGCCAGCGTCATGTACAGGCTGCTGCCGTCGGTGTTGAAGGTGTAGCCCGTGGGCACCACGAGCCCCACGAGCGGCTTCGAGCAGCCGAGCTTTTCCAGCTTGGCCATCAAGGTGGGCAGCGCCGTCTCCGACGAGCTGGTGGCCAGCACCAGCAGAATTTCTTCCTTGATGTACACGAGGAACTTGACGATGTTGAAGCCCGCGACCCGGGCAATCGCGCCGAGAATGATGAGCACGAAAAGAATTGAGGTGATGTAGAACGTGGCGATCAGCTTCGCCAGCGGTCCGAGCGAGGCGAGGCCGTATTTGCCGACGGTAAAAGCCATGGCGCCGAAAGCGCCAATGGGCGCGAGGCGCATCAGAATATTGACCACGCCGAAGACCGCATGCATCAGGGCGTCGAAGAGATCAACGAGCGGCTTGCAGCGCTGACCGATGCTGGAGAGCGCGAAGCCGAACAGAACAGCGACAAGCAGGACTTCCAGAATGTCGCCCTTGGCGAAGGCGTCCACCACGGTGGTGGGAATAATGTGCATCAGGAATTCCGTGACGCTCTGCGCCTTGGCGGCGCCGGCATAGTCGGCCACGGCCTTGGCATCCAGTCCGGCGGGATTGACGTTGAAGCCGCCGCCGGGCTTGACCACGTTGCCGACGACCAGACCGATCAGCAGGGCCACCGTGGAAACGATCTCGAAATACAGCAGAGCCTTGCCGCCGACCCGCCCGACTTTCTTCATATCCTGCATGCCGGCGATGCCGGAGACGACGGTGCAGAAAATGATCAGGGTGATGATCATGGTGATCAGGCGGATAAAGGCGTCACCGAGGGGCTTCATGGCGATGGCTTTAGCCGGACTGAAGTAACCCAGGGCTACGGCCACAACGATGGCCAGCAGCACCTGAACCCACAGACTCGCGTAAAACGGTTTCTTGGGTGCTTCCGGCTCCTCGGCGGCGAGGGCAGGCGACTGCGAAGCGCTGAAAAATCCCATTGGTCGGTCCTCTCAAGTGTGACCGCAAAGCGGTCAACCGTTCCTGCAAACGTTCGTTTCCGATTCCAAGCTGGCTCCGTTCGGGGGAGACCAACAGTATGCAGACACCTCGAGTAACGAGACTTTGCCCGATGCACGTCAGAAGCAAATTCACACGCATCGAGGCTCAATCCCGCTGACCGAAGGCACTACACTCCGCCACCTTCTGGAATTGGGTTCCGATGGTGCCAACTGGGGCGCCGCAGCGCAACTATTTTCTGTCTGCGTCCGGCGGAGACGCCCGCGGAGATCGCAAGAAGGGCCCGCGGGAGGAGAACGGCGTGACGCCGGAGGGCCCGGGGGCGCATTTGTAGTGATAATTCTTTCTTATATTATAGGCAATAATTATTAATTGGACTGATTCGCCCCTTCCCTCGCATTCTGGTAACGTCTTTGGCGTACTCCATCTATGGTCGCCAGCGCGTACGAATCGAAGCCACGAGTGTCCGGCACAGCCGGGAGCGCGATTCGTGTAGTCGTGCGAATTCGCCCCATTCCTGGAAGCGCGCGCGGAGACAGCGGCGGGTGATGGCAGCCTAGGAGAGAAATTCAAGCAAGACCCGGGGCCATCATCCAGAGCTGGATGATGGCCCCGCAAATTTTCGGGGCCGCGCAGTTCGCCGCGAGCCATGAGGAGCGAGAAGTGAGCAATCCCCTACCCAGACCCCGGAGCAGCGCGCTGACCGACGGGGCGCACCGCGCCGCGGCGCGGGCCATGCTGCGAGCCACGGGTTTGCGCGACGAGGATCTTGCGCGGCCGCTCATCGGCATCGCGAACACGTGGACCGAGATCGGTCCCTGCAACTACCACTTGAAAGAACTTGCGGAGCACGTCAAGGCGGGCGTCCGGGCCGCGGGCGGCACCCCGCTGGAATTCAACACCGTATCCATTTCCGACGGCATCACCATGGGCAGCGAAGGGATGCGCACGTCGCTGGTGAGCCGCGAGGTGATCGCGGACTCGATCGAGCTGGTGACGCGCGGCAACCTGCTGGACGCGCTGGTAGTGCTGGTGGGCTGCGACAAAACGATTCCGGGCGGGGTGATGGCGCTGGCGCGGCTGGACATTCCCGGGCTGATTCTCTACGGCGGATCCATCGCGCCGGGACAGTTTCACGAACGTCCGGTGACGATCCAGGACGTTTTCGAAGCGATCGGCGCGCATGCGCGAGGCGGCATGTCGGACGAGGATCTGCATGCCCTGGAGTGTTCCGCGTGCCCGGGCGCGGGAGCGTGCGGGGGACAGTTCACGGCCAACACCATGGCGCTGGTGTGCGAATTCCTGGGGATTGCGCCCATGGGGCTTTCGAGCATTCCGGCCACGAACAAAACCAAGGAGACGGCGGGGCACAAGGCGGGCGAGATGGTGATCGAGCTGCTGCGCCGCGACGTGCGGCCCAGCGCCATTATCACTCCGAAGTCACTGGAAAACGCGATTGCGGGGGTGGCCGCAACGGGCGGCTCGACCAACGCCGTGCTGCATCTGCTGGCCATCGCCCAGGAAACGCAGCTGCCGCTGGTGATCGACGATTTCGACCGCATTAGCGCGCGTACACCGCTGCTGGCGGACCTCAAGCCGGGCGGGCGTTTTGTGGCCACAGACCTGTACGCAGCGGGCGGCACGGCGCTGGTGGCGCAGCGGCTGCGCCAGGCGGGTCTGCTGCACGGCGAATGCCTCACCGTGACGGGAAAGAGCATCGGAGAAGAAGCAGCCGCGGCGAAAGAGACACCGGGCCAGGAAGTGGTGCTCCCGGCGGCCAAGCCGATCAAGCCCACGGGCGGGCTGGTGATTCTGAAGGGCAACCTTGCGCCGGAAGGCTGCGTGGTGAAAGTGGCGGGGCACAACATCCAGGAGTTCCGCGGGCCGGCGCGGGTGTTCGACAGCGAAGAAGCGTCGTTCGCGGCGCTGCAACAGGGCGGAATTCGCGCGGGCGACGTGGTGGTGATCCGCTACGAGGGACCGAACGGCGGACCCGGAATGCGCGAGATGCTGGCGGTGACCGCGGCGCTGGTGGGAGCGGGGCTGGGCGACAGCGTGGCGCTGCTTACCGACGGGCGCTTCTCCGGAGCGACGCACGGACTGATGGCCGGGCATGTGGCGCCGGAAGCGGCGACGGGCGGACCGATCGCGGCGCTGCGCGACGGGGACATGGTGGTGTTCGACATTCCGAAGCGGGCGTTGCGCGCCGAGGTTTCCGAAGACGAGCTGCGCGAGCGGCTGCGCAGCTGGACGCCGCCAGCGCCGCGCTATACCAGCGGAGTGATGGCGAAATACGCGCTGCTGGTCTCCTCCGCATCGCGCGGAGCGATCACCACGGTGCCTGCCGGGGTACGTTCCTTGTCCGCGCCGTCGCCTGCAACGACACCGCTTCCGGCGAGGACGATATGAAACGAACAGGCGCGGAAATTCTCTGTGAAACGCTGCACCGCCTGGGGGTGAAGGACATTTTCGGGTACCCCGGCGGAGCGATTCTGCCGACCTATGATGCGCTGGGCCGCTCGCCGCTGCACCACGTGCTGGTGCGGCACGAACAGGGTGCGACGCATATGGCCGACGGCTATGCGCGAGCGAGCGGAGGAGTGGGCGTGGCCATGGCCACGTCGGGCCCCGGAGCGACGAACATGGTCACGGGGATCGCCACGGCCATGCTGGATTCTTCGCCGGTGGTGTGCATCACCGGGCAGGTGAGCAGCAAGCTGCTGGGAAGCGATGCGTTTCAGGAGATCGACATCACGGGCATCACCATGCCCATCACCAAGCACAACTCGATTGTGTCGCGCGCGGAGGACATCGCGCGGACAGTGCGCGAAGCATTCGTCATCGCGGCGTCGGGCCGGCCGGGACCCGTGCTGGTGGACGTCACGAAAGACGCGCAGCAGGGGACATGCGAGCTGGACTGGGAGGCCGCCACACCGAAGCTGCCGCCGAAGCGGGTGCACCCGGCGTGCGAAGCGAGCGAATTTGCCCGGGCCGTGGAGATGCTGAACTCCGCGAAACGGCCGGTAATTCTGGCGGGACACGGGGTGCAGATTGCAGGCGCGGTGCGCGCACTGGAAGCATTCGTGCGCCGCGGACACTTCCCCGTGGCCATGACGCTGCTGGGGATCGGAACGTTTCCGGCCACCGATCCGTTGAATCTGGGGATGATGGGCATGCACGGGGAAGCCTGGGTGAACCGCGCGGTGCAGGAATCCGACCTGATCGTGGCCGTGGGGATGCGCTTCGACGACCGCGTCACCGGAGACCTGCGCACGTATGCGACGAGCGCCCGGAAGATTCACATCGAGATCGACCGCTCGGAGATCAACAAGAACGTGAAGGTCGACGCGGCGCTGGTGGGCGACGCGCGCGAACTGCTGGAGCAACTGCTTCCCTGCCTGGAGCCGCGCGATCGCAGCGAATGGGTGGACTACATCCGCACGCTGAAGGGCCATTCCGCGGTGCGCGACATTCAGAGCCTGCCGGACAGCGGGCATCTCTATGCGGCGCACGTGATCAACGATTTGTGGAAGGAAACGAAGGGGCGTGCGCTGGTGGTCAGCGACGTCGGGCAGCACCAGATGTGGGAGGCGCAGTATTACCACCACGACCGGCCGCGTTCGCTGATCACCTCGGGCGGTCTGGGGACGATGGGGTTTGCCCTGCCGGCGGCGATCGGGGCGAAATTCGCGAAACCGGACGACGAGGTTTGGGTGGTGGTGGGCGACGGCGGGTTCCAGATGACCATGTGCGAACTGGCGACGATCGTGCAGGAGAAAATCAACGTCAAGATCGCCATCATCAACAACGGCTACCTGGGTATGGTGCGGCAGTGGCAGGAGTTTTTCTACGACAAGCGTTACGTGGCTACTCCGCTGGTGGCCCCGGATTTCTGCGCGCTGGCCAATGCCTTCGGAATCCGCAGCGAGAAGATCTGCACGCGCGGCGAAGTGCTTCCGGCGATCCGCAAGGCACGGGAAGCAGCAGAGACGGTTCTGCTGGACTTCCGGGTGGAACAGGAAGACGCGGTGTATCCGATGGTGCCGGCGGGCGCGGCGCTGCACGAAATGATCCGGCGACCGAACCCGCTGGTGGAAACCGCGACGGAGCCGTGAGGAGCATATGAAAACACTGGTAGCGTACGTGGAAAACAAACCAGGAGTGCTGAACCGCGTGGCGTCGCTGGCGCGGCGTCTGGCGATCAATATCGATTCGCTGACGGTGGGACCGACGGAGAACGACGAGATCGCGCGGATGACCGTGGTGGTGCACACCGACGAGCAGGGGGCGCGGCGGGTGCAGGCCAGCCTGGAAAAGCTCGTGGACGTGCTGCTGGCGGAGAACATCTCGGGGCGGCCTGCGGTGGTGCGCGACCTGGCGTTGATCAAGGTGGCAGCGGACCAGAAGTCGCGGCCGCACCTGATGGAGCTGGTGAAGGTCTTTCGGGCCCGGGTCGTGGACGTGGCGCCGGAATCGCTGATCCTGGAAGTGTCCGGAACGGTGCACAAGATCGACAGCCTGCTGGAAGTGCTGCGGCCGTTTGGCGTGCTGGAGATGGCCCGCACCGGCAGCGTGGCGATGACCCGCGGCGCGGACCTGCTGCAGCCGCCGGTAGCGGCGGAAGCCAGCGCCGGCAGCAGCGTCAAACCGAATTAAACCGGAACACAATCAGACGCCCGCGCGGCCGCTCCACAGTGCAAACCCGCGGAGCCTTTCGGAGGAAGAGAATGGCGAAGATGTATTACGAAAACTCGGCGGACCTGGGCCTGATCCGGGCGAAAAAAGTGGCGATCCTGGGCTATGGATCGCAGGGCCATGCCCATGCGCTGAATCTCCGCGACAGCGGGGTGGAGGTGCGCGTGGGGCTGCCGGAGAAGAGCAATTCCCGCGCGCGAGCGCAGAAAGACGGGGTGACCGTGCTGACGCC
This sequence is a window from Terriglobia bacterium. Protein-coding genes within it:
- the ilvB gene encoding biosynthetic-type acetolactate synthase large subunit is translated as MKRTGAEILCETLHRLGVKDIFGYPGGAILPTYDALGRSPLHHVLVRHEQGATHMADGYARASGGVGVAMATSGPGATNMVTGIATAMLDSSPVVCITGQVSSKLLGSDAFQEIDITGITMPITKHNSIVSRAEDIARTVREAFVIAASGRPGPVLVDVTKDAQQGTCELDWEAATPKLPPKRVHPACEASEFARAVEMLNSAKRPVILAGHGVQIAGAVRALEAFVRRGHFPVAMTLLGIGTFPATDPLNLGMMGMHGEAWVNRAVQESDLIVAVGMRFDDRVTGDLRTYATSARKIHIEIDRSEINKNVKVDAALVGDARELLEQLLPCLEPRDRSEWVDYIRTLKGHSAVRDIQSLPDSGHLYAAHVINDLWKETKGRALVVSDVGQHQMWEAQYYHHDRPRSLITSGGLGTMGFALPAAIGAKFAKPDDEVWVVVGDGGFQMTMCELATIVQEKINVKIAIINNGYLGMVRQWQEFFYDKRYVATPLVAPDFCALANAFGIRSEKICTRGEVLPAIRKAREAAETVLLDFRVEQEDAVYPMVPAGAALHEMIRRPNPLVETATEP
- the ilvN gene encoding acetolactate synthase small subunit; the encoded protein is MKTLVAYVENKPGVLNRVASLARRLAINIDSLTVGPTENDEIARMTVVVHTDEQGARRVQASLEKLVDVLLAENISGRPAVVRDLALIKVAADQKSRPHLMELVKVFRARVVDVAPESLILEVSGTVHKIDSLLEVLRPFGVLEMARTGSVAMTRGADLLQPPVAAEASAGSSVKPN
- a CDS encoding NAD(P)/FAD-dependent oxidoreductase, whose amino-acid sequence is MSKMTRRGFVKSAAIAPLAVNAFALEPQAAPRDRFDIVVAGAGHNSLAAAAYLAKAGYRIIVLEGRPIVGGGVKTAELTLRGFKDDVCATAHTFIQANPMLRNDELGLRNYGLEYIDPDPIFHVPFADGSYLTQWRDLDRTCAEFAKFSKKDAAAYRRLLTEFEAVKSILGASTFTPIGFGKPLNDRLADVPRGRLWQRRLAMSAWEIIRDAFEDDHSRTFMLYMSHLSAEPADAPVTGRMAFAAPGQQRSGRPIPKGGSGALTQALARVIEANGGVILTNKWVRRLIVENGRCTGVECDDGSAYRAEKAVLSTIHIKHLVDMAPRELWGQDFIDGVDTWQAEHAMFVTHYATTEPPKYAVSGGTLSPCESGILASPERALHGTYDDARGVVTLEDPSLQVICCTVADPSRAPAGMHTVKVLGWQPYELKEDPQHWDVIKNQVSDAYLKYLRRFAPNLTDDKILARFIESPLDLERMNPHFWHGSAHAGAQSASQVGPMRPMPGWAQHRMPIPGLYQTGATTHPGGSVTGAPGRNAATVMLKDFGTSIEEVLKKKA
- a CDS encoding dicarboxylate/amino acid:cation symporter, with the translated sequence MGFFSASQSPALAAEEPEAPKKPFYASLWVQVLLAIVVAVALGYFSPAKAIAMKPLGDAFIRLITMIITLIIFCTVVSGIAGMQDMKKVGRVGGKALLYFEIVSTVALLIGLVVGNVVKPGGGFNVNPAGLDAKAVADYAGAAKAQSVTEFLMHIIPTTVVDAFAKGDILEVLLVAVLFGFALSSIGQRCKPLVDLFDALMHAVFGVVNILMRLAPIGAFGAMAFTVGKYGLASLGPLAKLIATFYITSILFVLIILGAIARVAGFNIVKFLVYIKEEILLVLATSSSETALPTLMAKLEKLGCSKPLVGLVVPTGYTFNTDGSSLYMTLAALFVAQATNIHLTVMQQITILAVATLTSKGASGVQGASFIALVGTLMVVPTIPVAGMALVLGIDRFMSMFRGLVNMIGNGVATLVVARWEKELDRETLRRNLA
- the ilvD gene encoding dihydroxy-acid dehydratase, which codes for MAPQIFGAAQFAASHEEREVSNPLPRPRSSALTDGAHRAAARAMLRATGLRDEDLARPLIGIANTWTEIGPCNYHLKELAEHVKAGVRAAGGTPLEFNTVSISDGITMGSEGMRTSLVSREVIADSIELVTRGNLLDALVVLVGCDKTIPGGVMALARLDIPGLILYGGSIAPGQFHERPVTIQDVFEAIGAHARGGMSDEDLHALECSACPGAGACGGQFTANTMALVCEFLGIAPMGLSSIPATNKTKETAGHKAGEMVIELLRRDVRPSAIITPKSLENAIAGVAATGGSTNAVLHLLAIAQETQLPLVIDDFDRISARTPLLADLKPGGRFVATDLYAAGGTALVAQRLRQAGLLHGECLTVTGKSIGEEAAAAKETPGQEVVLPAAKPIKPTGGLVILKGNLAPEGCVVKVAGHNIQEFRGPARVFDSEEASFAALQQGGIRAGDVVVIRYEGPNGGPGMREMLAVTAALVGAGLGDSVALLTDGRFSGATHGLMAGHVAPEAATGGPIAALRDGDMVVFDIPKRALRAEVSEDELRERLRSWTPPAPRYTSGVMAKYALLVSSASRGAITTVPAGVRSLSAPSPATTPLPARTI